GCGCTGATGCCGGGCCAGCCGGTGGAGGTGGTCATTCACAAGGCGGGTGGCGAGACCGTCACCATCAAGTGCAACCACACCTTGACCGACGAGCAGATCGGCTGGTTCAAGGCAGGCTCGGCGCTCAACGCGCTCACCTAACTTCGAGGAGACCTCAATGGCCGGCAAGGTGAAGATTCCCGCGGGCGAGAAAGTCACGATCAGCCACGGCAAGCTGCAGGTGCCGGATCACCCCATCATCGCGTTCATCGAGGGCGACGGGACGGGGCCGGATATCTGGGCCGCGTCCGTGCGAGTGCTGGACGCCGCCGTCGCCCAGTCCTACCAGGGCCGGCGGAAGATCGCCTGGACCGAGGTGTATGCGGGTGAGAAGGCGCAGGCCGTGTACGGCAAGGACTGCCCGCCGAACCTTCTGCCCACCGAGACCCTCGACGTGATCCGCGAGTATCTGGTCGCCATCAAGGGCCCGCTCACCACGCCGGTGGGCGAGGGCTTTCGCTCGCTGAACGTCACCCTTCGCCAGGAGCTCGATCTCTACGTGTGCCTCCGCCCGGTGCGCTGGTACAAGGGCGTGCCCTCGCCAGTGAAGCATCCTGAGAAGATCGACATGGTGATCTTCCGCGAGAACACCGAGGACATCTACGCGGGCATCGAGTGGGTGCAGGGGACGCCGGAGGCGCGAAAAGTCATCGATTTTCTCCAGAAGGAGATGGGGGTCACGAAGATCCGCTTCCCCAACACGTCCTCCATCGGCATCAAGCCCGTCTCCAAGGAAGGCTCGGAGCGCCTGATCCGGGCGTCGATGCGGTACGCCATCGAGAACAGCCGTCGCAACGTCACCCTCGTGCACAAGGGAAACATCCAGAAGTTCACCGAGGGGATGTTCATGAAGTGGGGCTACGCGCTCGCCAAGGCGGAGTTCTCGGACAAGCTCGTGGGCTGGGATGACTGCGGCGGCAAGCCCCCCGCGGGCAAGGTCCTGGTGAAGGACGCCATCACCGACGCCTTCCTCCAGCAGATCCTGACGAGGCCGGATGAGTTCGACGTGATTCCGTGCTGCAACCTGACCGGTGACCTCATCTCCGACGCTCTCGCGGCGCAGGTGGGCGGCATCGGGATCGCCCCCGGCGCCAACATCAACTACGAGTCGGGGCACGCCCTCTTCGAGGCCACCCACGGTACCGCGCCGAAGTACGCGGGCCTGGACAAGGTGAATCCCGGTTCGGTCATCCTGTCGGGCGAGATGATGCTGCGCTACATGGGCTGGACGGAGGCGGCCGACCGCATCGTGGCCGGCCTCGAGAAGACCCTCGATCAGAAGACCGTCACCTACGACTTCGCCCGGCTGATGCAGGGGGCGAAGGAGGTCAAGTGCTCGGAGTTCGGCACCGCCATCATCAAGAACATGGAGACCCTCTGATGGCGCGGCCGAAGATCACCGTCGTCGGCGCCGGCAACGTCGGTGCCAGCGTCGCGCAGTATGCGGTGGAGCGCGAGCTGGGCGACGTGGTCCTCGTCGACGTGGTGGAGGGCATCCCGCAGGGCAAGGCGCTCGACCTCGCCCAGGCGGGGCCGGTGCACGGCTACGACGCGGCCCTCGTGGGCAGCAACGGCTACGACGAGACGGCGGGCTCGGACATCGTGGTCATCACCGCCGGCCTCGCCCGCAAGCCGGGCATGACGCGTGACGACCTCCTCTTCAAGAACGCCGAGATCGTGGGGAGCGTGGTGGAGCAGGTGGTGTCGCGCTCGCCCAACTCCATCTTGATCCTCGTGACCAATCCACTCGACGCGATGGTACAGCTGGCGTGGAAGAAGTCGAAGTTCCCCGCGCAGCGCGTGATCGGGATGGCGGGGGTGCTCGACTCCGCGCGGTTCCGCACCTTCATCGCCCAGGAGCTAGAGGTCTCGGTGGAGAACGTCACCGCCTTCGTGCTGGGCGGCCACGGCGACACCATGGTGCCCCTGCCGCGTTATTCCACGGTGGCCGGCATCCCCATCACCGACCTCCTGCCCAAGGAGCGCATCGACGCCCTGGTCACCCGCACCGCCAACGGCGGCGCGGAGATCGTGGCGTTCCTGAAGACGGGCAGCGCCTACTACGCGCCTGCCGCCTCCGCGGTGGAGATGGTGGAAGCCATCCTCAAGGACAAGAAGAAGATCCTCCCGTGCGCGGCCTATCTCGACGGTCAGTACGGCGTGAAAGGCCTCTACGTGGGCGTGCCGGTGAAGCTCGGGCGCGCCGGCGTGGAGCAAATCGTCGAGATCAAGCTGACCAAGGACGAGCAGGCCGCCTTCGATAAGTCCGCGGCGGCGGTGCGTGAGCTCGTCGACAAGCTGAAGCTGTAGGAGCGCCCCCCGCCTTGTCCATGCGTCCCATCCACGTCTCGGCGATTACCGACGCGGTGAAGAAGCTCTGCATGGAGGCGAACTACGACCTGGAGCCGGACGTGCTCCGCGCCTTCGACCGCGCGCTGGGGGTCGAGCGCTCACCCGCCGGCCGCCAGGTGCTGCAGATCCTCAAGGACAACGCCGAGCTCGCCCGGACGAAGAAGATCCCGTACTGCCAGGACACCGGCTTCGTGGTCTGCTTCGCGGAGGTCGGCCAGGACGTGCACGTGGAGGGCGGTCTCCTCGCCGACGCGATCAACGCGGGGATCCGCGCTGGCTATACCGAGGGCTATCTGCGCGCCTCGATCGTGCGCTCGCCCTTCGACCGCGTGAACACCGCCGACAACACGCCCGGGGTCATCCACACCGAGCTCACGGCGGGCGCGAATCTCCGCATCCAGATCATGGCCAAGGGCGGCGGCTGCGAGAACCGGTCGAAGTACAAGATGCTCACGCCGGCCGAGGGCATCGAGGGCGCCAAGGCCTGGGTGCTCGAGTGCATCAAGACGGCGGGGCCCGACGCGTGCCCGCCCCTCATCGCCGGCGTCGGCATCGGGGGCACATTCGAGAAGGCGGCAATCCTGTCCAAGAAGGCGCTGTTCCGCGAGCTGGGCTCGCCGAATCCCGATCCCGCCGCGGATGCCCTTGAGAAGGAGCTGCTCGAGCGGGCCAATCGCCTCGGCATCGGCCCCCAGGGCTACGGCGGCGACACCACCGCGCTCGGCATCCACATCCTGACCTATCCCTGCCACATCACGAGCCTTCCGGTGGCCGTCACTATCGAATGCCACGCCCACCGCCACAAGGAAGCCGTCCTGTGATCAAGACGGCGGCGGACGGGATCAAGGACGTGACGCCGCCGCTGAGCGACGCCGACGTCGAATCGCTCACCGCAGGGGACCGCGTCCGCATCACCGGCACCCTGTACACGGCGCGGGACGCCGCCCACGGCCGCCTCTCGCCGCTGGTGGAGGCGGGCCGGCCGCTCCCCATCGACGTGAAGGGCCAGATCATCTACTACACGGGCCCCTCGCCGGCGCGGCCGGGGGATGTGGTGGGCTCCGTGGGGCCCACCACGGGGGGCCGCATGGACACGTTCACTCCCGGTCTCCTCGCCCTCGGGCTCAAGGGCACGATCGGGAAGGGGGCGCGCTCGCAGCCGGTGAAGGACGCCCTCGCCCGGCACAAGGGCGTGTACTTCGGCGCCATCGGGGGCGCCGGCGCGGTGCTCTCGCGCTTCGTGAAGAAGCTCGAGGTGGTGGCCTACGAGGACCTCGGCACGGAGGCCATCCGTTGCCTCGAGGTGGAAGGCTTCCCCGCCATCGTGATCAACGACTGCCACGGCGGCGATCTCTACCAGGACGGCGTCAAGCAGTACGCACGCGACTAGAGAAAGGGCTCGACGTATGCCAGACGGGTTGTTGGGGAATCAACGTGGTGAAGTGGCCCTGCCGCGCGCGACCCTCCGCACCGACACGTGGTGGCTCCTGCCCGTCACCGTGGTGGTGGTGCTGGGGAGCTTCATCGTCTACTCGACGTGGGCGGCTTTCCAGAACGCTCACTACTTCGTGGCGCCCTATCTCTCGCCGTTCTACTCCCCATGCATCTCCACGTCCTGCCTGCATTCGACATTCGGCTTCGGGCTTCCCGACATCCACATGCCGATCATCGGGCTCGTGTCGCCGGCCTTCCTGATCCTGTGGGGACCCGGCCTCTTCCGGCTGACCTGTTACTACTACCGTAAGGCCTACTACCGCTCGTTCTGGCTCTCGCCGCCCGCCTGCGCGGTGCCTGACGCCCACCGGCGCTACACCGGGGAGACGCGCTTCCCCCTCATCCTGCAGACCCTGCATCGCTACGCGTGGTACGTCGCGGTGGTGTTCATCGCGCTCCTCACGTGGGACGCCCTCCTCGCCTTCCGCTTCAAGGATGGCTTCGGGATCGGGGTGGGGACGCTCGTGATGTGGGTGAACGTCATCTTCCTGGCCGCCTACACCTTCTCGTGCCACTCCTGCCGGCACGTCTGCGGCGGCCACGTGAGCTCGTTCCACAAGGCGCCCGCCCGACTCGCCGTGTGGCGCTTCATCACGACAATCAACGAGCGCCACCCGCTCTTCGCGTGGCTCTCCCTCTTCAGCGTGGGACTGACCGATCTCTACATCCGGCTCGTGTCCATGGGCGTCATCCACGACGTGAGGATCCTGTGATGGAGAATTTCAAGTCCTTCGAGTACGACGTTCTCGTGATCGGCGCGGGGGGCGCGGGGCTGCGCGCGGCCATCGAGGCCCACGACAAGGGCGTCAAGACCGCGCTCATCTGCAAGTCCCTCCTCGGCAAGGCCCACACCGTGATGGCGGAGGGCGGCATGGCCGCCGCCATGGGCAATGTCTGGAAGGAGGACAACTGGCAGGTGCACTTCCGCGACACCATGCGGGGCGGCAAGCTCCTGAACAACTGGCGTATGGCCGAGCTCCACGCCAAGGAATCCCCCGACCGCGTGCTGGAGCTGGAGGAGTGGGGCGCGCTGTTCGACCGCACCAAGGACGGCCTCATCTCCCAGCGCGACTTCGGTGGCCACCGCTACGCGCGGCTCGCCCACGTGGGTGACCGCACCGGGCTCGAGCTGATCCGCACGCTCCAGCAGCGGGCGGTGGCGCTGGGCATCGACGTCCACATGGAAGTGAACGTCCAGCGCCTCATCAAGGACGGCGACCGCGTGGCGGGGGCGGTGGGCTACTACCGAGCCAGCGGCGAGCTCGCGGTGTTCCGGAGCAAGGCGGTCGTCCTCGCCACCGGCGGCGTGGGCAAGGCGTGGAAGTACACCTCGAACTCGTGGGAGTGCACCGGCGACGGCATGACGCTGGCCCTCGATGCCGGCGCGGAGCTGATCGACATGGAGTGCATCCAGTTCCATCCCACCGGGATGGTCTGGCCGCCCTCGGTGCGAGGGATCCTCGTGACGGAAGGCGTGCGGGGCGACGGCGGCACCCTCAAGAACACCGAGGGGACGCGCTTCATGTTCAACTACATCCCCGAGTTCTTCAAGAGCGAGACCGCGGACAACGAAAAGGAAGCGGATGCCTGGTACGAGGACAAGAAGAACAATCGGCGCACGCCCGACCTCCTGCCGCGCGACGAGGTCGCTCGCGCCATCAACTCCGAGGTGAAGGCGGGGCGGGGGACGCCGCACGGCGGCGTGCTCCTCGACATCGCCAGCCGCCGTCCCGCCGACTACATCCGCAAGCGCCTGCCGTCCATGTACCACCAGTTCAAGGAGCTGGCGGGCGTGGACATCACCAAGGACGCCATGGAAGTCGGCCCCACCTGCCACTACATCATGGGCGGCGTGCGCGTGGAGGCGGAGACCGCAGCCACCCGCGTCCCCGGTCTCTACGCCGCCGGTGAAGTGGCGGGCGGTCTCCACGGCGCCAATCGCCTCGGCGGCAACTCGCTCTCCGACCTCGTGGTGTTCGGCCGGCGCGCCGGTCTCGCCGCCGCCGAGTACGCGAAGGGGCTCAAGACGGCGCCTGCCCTCGATGCGGCGCAGGCGGACGCGGCGGTGCGCTCGCTGCTGTCGCCCTTCGATAGCAAGGGCAACGAGAACCCCTACGCCATCCACTCCGATCTCCAGGAGTGCATGCAGACGCTCGTCGGCATCATCCGCACCGAGGGCGAGCTGCGGAAGGCGCTCGAGGAGATCGCGGTGCTCAAGCAGCGGCTGGCGCGCGTGCGCGTGGAAGGCGGCCGCGCCTTCAATCCCGGCTGGCATCTCGCGCTGGATCTCCACTCGATGCTGTCGGTGTCCGAGGCGGTCACCCTCGGCGCCCTCGAGCGGAAAGAGAGCCGTGGGGGGCACACCCGCGACGATTATCCGTTCACCGACGAGCGCTTCGGCACCCTCAACGTGGTAATCCGCCGCTCCGCCGGCGCCTTGGGCGTGTCGATCGAGCCCATTCCCCCCCTGCCGCCCGAGCTCAAGGCGCTCCTCGGAGAGAAGAAGTAATGGCCGCGACCACGGTGACGATGAAGGTCTGGCGGGGCGACGCCAAGGGCGGCGCCTTCCGCGAGTACCAGGTGCCCTCACAGGAGGGCATGGTGGTGCTGGACGTGATCCACACGCTGCAGGCCACCCAGGCGGGGGATCTCGCCTGCCGCTGGAACTGCAAGGCGGGCAAGTGCGGCTCGTGCAGCGCGGAGATCAACGGCAAGCCGCGCCTCATGTGCATGACCCGCATGGACACGTTCCAGCCCGGCGAGACCATCACCGTCGCGCCCATCAAGACGTTCCCGCTCTACCGTGACCTCGCCACCGACGTCTCGTTCAACTACGAGCGGGCCAAGGAGATCCCCGCGTTCAAGCCGGGCCCCAAGGAAGCCGACGGCACCCGGCGCATGTGGCAGGAAGACGTGGAGCGCAGCCAGGAGTTCCGCAAGTGCATCGAGTGCTTCCTGTGTCAGAACGTCTGCCACGTGATCCGCGACCATCCCGAGAACACGCCGCACTTCGCGGGCCCGCGCTTCCTCATGCGCATCGCCGAGCTGGAGATGCACCCGCTGGACACCAACGACCGGCTGGAGCTGGCCCAGTCGAAGGCCGGGCTCGGGTTCTGTAACATCACCAAGTGCTGCACCGAGGTCTGCCCCGAGCACATCCACATCACGGACAACGCGCTCATCCCTCTCAAGGAGCGCGTGATCAGCGAGAAGTACGATCCGCTGTTCTGGCTCGCCCGGAAGCTCAAGGGCAAGTAACCAAGCCTTTGAAAATCCACGAGTATCAGGGCAAGGCGATCCTGCGAGAGTTCGGTGTCCCGGTGCCCAACGGGGACGTCGCGGACACGCCGGCGCAGGCCCGCGCGATCGCCCAGCGTCTGGGCGGCAAGGTCGTGGTCAAGGCGCAGATCCACGCGGGCGGGCGCGGCAAGGGTGGCGGCGTGAAGCTCGCCGACGATCCCGCGGCCGCGGAGGCGGCCGCCACGCAGATCCTCGGCATGATGCTGAAGACGCCCCAGACCGGCCCCGAGGGTATCAAGGTGCTCAAGGTCCTGATCGAGGAGGCTTCGCCCATCGAGCGCGAGCTCTACCTCTCGATCACGCTCGACCGCGGGCGAGGGCAGCACGTGGTGATGGCGTCCCAATCGGGCGGCATGGACATCGAGGAGGTCGCGGCCAGACATCCGGAGAAGATGATCCGTGAATCGGCCGATCCCGCGCTGGGGCTACAGGCCTTTCAGGCGCGTACCCTCGCCTACGGCCTGGGCCTGGCCGGTGAGCAGTTCAAGGCCGGGGTGACCCTGATCCTCAATGTCTTCCGCGCCTATCTCGAGAAGGACTGCTCGCTGGCGGAGATCAATCCACTCGTCGTGACGGGGGATGGGAGGGTGCTGGCGCTCGACGCCAAGCTCAACTTCGACGACAACGCCCTCTATCGCCACAAGGACGTGGTGGCCCTCCGCGACGTCAACGAGGAGACGCCGCTCGACGTCGAGGCATCCAAGTACAGCCTCAACTACATCAAGCTGGACGGCAATGTCGGCTGCATGGTGAATGGCGCGGGGCTGGCCATGGCCACCATGGACATCATCAAGCTCGCGGGCGGCGAGCCGGCCAACTTCCTCGACGTGGGGGGCGGCGCCTCCCCCGAGCAGATCGAGAATGCCTTCCGCATCCTCTCTTCCGATCCGAGCGTGAAGGCCGTCTTCATCAACGTCTTCGGAGGCATTCTGAGAGTCGACCGGCTCGCGGAGGGCATCATCGCCGCGGTGAAGAAGCTCGGGCTGAAGCTCCCGGTGGTCCTGCGCGCGGAAGGGACCAACGTGGAGCAGGGCAAGAAGATGCTGGCCGAGTCCGGCCTCGCGCTCGTCATGGCCGACGACATGGGCGAGGGTGCGAAGAAGGTGGTCGCGCTGGCTCGCGGCGCCGCGCGATGAGCATTCTCGTCGACCGGAACACGAAGGTCCTCGTGCAGGGCATCACCGGCAAGGAAGGCGCCTTCCACGCCGCCCGCTGCAAGGAGTACGGCACCCAGATCATGGGGGGCGTGACGCCGGGCAAGGGCGGCACCACCCACGAGGGCTTCGCGGTCTGGAACACGGTGGAGGACGCGGTCAAGGCCACCGGTGCGGACTGCGCGCTGATCTTCGTCCCGCCTCCCGCCGCCGCGGACGCGATCATGGAGGCGGCGGATGCCGGCATGCCGCTGATCGTGTGCATCACCGAGGGCGTGCCGGTGGCCGACATGGTGCGCGTGAAGGCGTTCCTCGCCCGGACCTCCAGCCGGCTGATCGGCCCCAATTGCCCGGGGCTCATCACGCCGGGCCAGGCCAAGATCGGCATCATGCCCGGCCACATCCACAAGGCGGGTCACGTGGGCGTCGTCTCGCGGAGCGGCACGCTGACCTACGAGGTCGTGCACCAGCTGACGCAACGTGGGCTCGGGCAATCGTCCTGCGTGGGGATCGGGGGCGATCCCGTCAACGGCACCACCTTCATCGACGTGCTGAAGCTCTTCCAGGCCGATCCCGACACCACGTCGATCATGATGATCGGCGAGATCGGGGGCACCGCGGAGGAGGAGGCGGCCGCCTTCATCAAGCAGTACGTCACCAAGCCGGTCGTCGGCTTCATCTGCGGCCAGACCGCACCGCCGGGCCGCCGCATGGGCCACGCGGGCGCGATCATCGCGGGCGGCAAGGGGACCGCCGCCGAGAAGATGAAGGCGATGGAAACCGCCGGCATCACCACCGTCAAGAGTCCCGCCGACATGGGCGCCACCGTCGCACGCGTGCTCGGCAAGGGCTAGGGGAGTCATGGCCATCGAGCGGACCCTCACCATCATCAAGCCCGACGCGGTCGCGCGGAACGCGATCGGCCAGATCATCGCGCGCTTCGAGGCGGCCGGCCTCAAGGTGCTCGGCGCCAAGTTCGTGCGCCTGTCGCCCGATCAGGCGGCCGGCTTCTACGCCGTGCACAAGGCGCGGCCGTTCTTCGCGAGCCTCTGCGCGTTCATGACCCAGGGCCCGGTGATGCCCATGGTGCTGGAGGGCGAGGGCGCCATCGCCAAGCTGCGCGACATCATGGGCGCCACCGACCCCGCCAAGGCCGCGCCGGGGACGATCCGCCGCGACTTCGCCTCCTCGATCGAGGCCAACGCCGTGCACGGGTCGGACTCGCCCGAATCCGCGGCCTTCGAGATCGAGTACTTCTTCGGCCCCCACGAGATCCACACGCGATAGAGACGTGGGCCCGGGTCGACGACGAGTTCTTTCCCGCCATCCTCGGCACACGACAGCGGGTGATCGCGGGCGTGGTCGGGATCGGCCTGGGCGTGGTGGCACCCTTCCTCCTCTCCGTCGCGGTGGTGGCCGCCACCGGCGATCTCCTCTTCACGATCTTCCCGCTGCCGTTCCTCGGCCTGGTCTGGGCGCTCCAATCGATGGCGCCTGCCGGCTACACGCTGGAGCGCCGCGGTCTCCGACTCGAGCGCCGCTGGCTCGCCCGACGGCTCCCCTACGCGGCCATCACCGCCGCCGACCGCACGCCGCGGCCCATCGGCGGTTTCCTCGCCCTCGGCCTCAATGCGCTGTTCGGCTCGCACGGGCTCCGCTGGAACCGGCGGACGGGGCTCCACTACCTCGCCATCACCAACACGCGCGACCTCGTCTACCTCCACACCCGCCGCGGCCTCGTGGTGATCTCCCCGAGCCGCCCGGACGAGTTCGTGGCCGCGCTCTCCGCCCGCCTCGGCAGGCGAGGGGAGGATTCGCCGTGACGAGCCGCATCCCGCTCGCCGTCTCGATCCCGCAGACGTTCCCTTCAGGCCCGATCGATCCCGAGCGCATCCGCCGGTATCTCGCCCGCGCCGAGGCCCTCGGCTTCACTGGCGCCTGGGTGGTCGAGCAGGTGGTGGGCACGATCCCGAGTCTCGAGCCCATCGAGCTGCTCACCTTTGCCGCCGCGGCCACGCGCCGGCTACGCGTCGGGGCGGCGGTGCTGTTGACCGCGCTGCGGACGCCGCTTCACACCGCCAAGAGCCTCGCCACGCTCGATCAGCTCTCGGGCGGACGACTCGACGTCGGCGTGGGCCTGGGCGGCCAGCCTGCGGTCTATCCCGCCTTCGGGCTCTCCGCCGAGCGTCGCGCCGCGCGCTTCGCGGAGGGGGTGACGCTCATGAAGCGCCTCTGGACCGAGCCCCGCGTGACATTCGACGGCGAGTTCTACCGGCTCAAGGATCTGCCCATGGAGCCCAAGCCGCGCCAGCGTCCGCATCCACCGATCTGGTTCGGAGCGCATCACCCGGACGCGCTCCGGCGCGCCGTCGCTCTCGGCGACGCGTTCATGGGCGCGGGCTCGGCCTCCACCGCGACGTTCGCCTCCGAGGTGGCGCAGCTGCGGCGCACGCTGGAGGAGGCGCGCCGCGACCCCGCGACGTTCCCTGTGGCCAAGCGCGTCTACATCGCCGTGGACGATGACCGCGCGCGGGCGGCCCGCCGCCTCACCGAGTGGTTCGGCGGCTTCTATCACCGGCCCCAGCTCGCCGAGGAGGTCTCGGTGTGGGGCTCGGCCGAGCAGTGCGCGGAGGGGCTCCGGGCGGTGGTGGCGGCGGGGGCCGGCATGCTCATGCTCAACCCCGTCTTCGACGACGAGGAGCAGCTCGAGCGCTTCGCCGCGGAGCTGGCGCCCCGGCTCTAGCGGCGTGAAGGTCATCGTCGACCGGCTCGGCAAGATCTATCGCGACCGTCGCGGCCATGCGGTGACCGCGCTCGAGGACGTCACATTCACCGCCGAGCCCGAAGAGTTCCTCGCCATCCTCGGTCCCTCGGGCTGCGGGAAGTCGACCCTGCTCGGCGCCATCGCCGGGCTCCTGCCGGCCTCCTCCGGCGGCATCTTCTTCGAGGGCGCGCGGCGGTCGGGGCAGCCGCTCACCGCCACCGTCTTCCAGGAGTTCGCGCTCTTTCCCTGGCGCACGGCGCGCGCCAACGTCGAGCTTGGGCTGGAAGAGCTGGGGCTGCCCGCGGCGGAACGGGCCACGCGGGCGCGGCGCTACATCGACCAGATGGGCCTCGGCGGCTTCGAGGACCGCTACCCGCATCAGCTCTCGGGGGGCATGCGGCAGCGCGTGGGCATCGCGCGCGCGCTCGTAGTGGATCCCGCGGTCTTGCTCATGGACGAGCCCTTCTCCGCGCTCGACGCGCAGACGCGCACCCTCATGATGGAGGAGCTGCTGGCGATCTGGGAGCGCGCCCGCACCACGATCGTCTACATCACCCATAACATCCAGGAAGCGGTGTTCATGGCCGATCGCGTCCTCGTCCTCTCACGCCGGCCCGGCCGCGTGCTCGCGAGCGTGCCGGTGGCCTTGCCGCGCCCGCGCACCGAGGCCATGCTGGGCGATCCAGCCTTCGTGGCCACCGCCGACCGCATCTGGAGCCTCATCCGCTCGCAGGCCGAGGCCGCGCTCGTCGAGGGGCGGGCATGAGCGTCTCGCGCGCGGCGGTGTCCCGCGTGCCGGTCGAGGACCGCACGCGCTTCCTCGTGCGCCGGCATCACCCGGCGCTGCGGGTCGCCGCGCTGGTCGGCGTGGTCGTGCTCTGGGAGCTCCTGTGCCGGGCGGGCTGGGTGCCCGCTCTCTTCCTGCCGTCGCCGCTCGGCGTCCTCCGGGAGGGGCGCGACATGCTCGTGTCGGGCGAGCTCCTCGTCCACCTGGCCGCGAGCCTCAAGCGCCTGCTCCTGGGCTTCGTCATCGGCAGCGCCGCGGGGATCGCGGTGGGCATCGTCGTCGGCGTGTTCTCGGTGGCGGAGGCGGTGGGGACGCCCCTCATCGCCGCGACCTTCCCCATTCCCAAGATCGCGCTCCTGCCGCTCCTCATCCTCTGGCTCGGCATCGGCGAGCCGTCGAAGGTCGCGGTGATCGCGCTCGGCGTGTTCTTCCCGCTCGCCCTCAACACCTACGCGGGGGCACGGCAGGTCGATCCCGTGCTGGTGCGCGCGGCCGTCGCCTTCGGTGCGGGGCGCTGGAGCATGATCCGCAAGGTGATCGTGCCGTCCACGCTCCCGATGGTCTTCGCGGGCCTCAAGCTGGGGGCGGGCACGGCGCTACTCCTGCTCGTGGCCGCGGAGATGATCGCGGTGGAGTCCGGGATCGGCTTCCTGATCCTGAACGCGGCCAATCTCATGGCCACGACCAAGCTCATGGTCGGCATCGTGCTGCTCTCGGCCCTGGGCGTGCTATCGCACGGGGGCCTGGTGGCGCTGGAGCGCTTGGTCCTGCCCTGGCGCGAGGGGTGAGCAGTCGGCCGGCGCGATCAGACCAGGTTGCCGACCTTCAGCAACATCCACACGCCGATCGCGATCGCGAGCCAGACCGCCGCACCCATGGTGATGCCGAGCGCCAGGCCCCGGGCCGCGTCGAACCTTCGATCCCTCTGCGAAGAGGCGTGCATGACCACCTTAGAGAGCAATACTGAGACCAGGGATGCAAGTGGCCGATTCAGCAGGAGAAAGGCGTTATCATTCCTCTATAGTGCCGAGAAGCACCCGCTCGCCCTGTAATCTCTTCCGACAGGCGGGTCGTGATAGCCTACCCGCCATGACTCGACTCCTGACTCCCCTCGCGGCCGCGCTGCTGATGACCGCCTTCTTTCTTGCCCCGATGGCGACCGAGGCTCAGACCAAGGTCAAGGTCGGTGTGCTCAAGCTCACGTCCTCGGCTCCCATCTTCGTCGGCGTGGAGAAGGGATTCTTCAAGGAGTTCGGCGTCGAGCCCGAGCTGGTCTATTTCCAGGCCGCCGTCCCGATCGCCACCGCGCTGGCCGCCGGCCAGATCGAGGTCGGCGCCACCGGCCTCACCGCCGCCCTCTACAACATCGTGCTGCAGGGCGAAAAGCTGTGGATCGTGGCCGACAAGGGGCGCGAGTGGCCGGGCTTTCCGCTGGTGGGCATCATGGTGCAGAAGGAGCTGTGGGACGCCGGCACGCTGCGGTCGATCCGCGATCTCAAGGGC
The Candidatus Methylomirabilota bacterium genome window above contains:
- the icd gene encoding NADP-dependent isocitrate dehydrogenase; the protein is MAGKVKIPAGEKVTISHGKLQVPDHPIIAFIEGDGTGPDIWAASVRVLDAAVAQSYQGRRKIAWTEVYAGEKAQAVYGKDCPPNLLPTETLDVIREYLVAIKGPLTTPVGEGFRSLNVTLRQELDLYVCLRPVRWYKGVPSPVKHPEKIDMVIFRENTEDIYAGIEWVQGTPEARKVIDFLQKEMGVTKIRFPNTSSIGIKPVSKEGSERLIRASMRYAIENSRRNVTLVHKGNIQKFTEGMFMKWGYALAKAEFSDKLVGWDDCGGKPPAGKVLVKDAITDAFLQQILTRPDEFDVIPCCNLTGDLISDALAAQVGGIGIAPGANINYESGHALFEATHGTAPKYAGLDKVNPGSVILSGEMMLRYMGWTEAADRIVAGLEKTLDQKTVTYDFARLMQGAKEVKCSEFGTAIIKNMETL
- the mdh gene encoding malate dehydrogenase is translated as MARPKITVVGAGNVGASVAQYAVERELGDVVLVDVVEGIPQGKALDLAQAGPVHGYDAALVGSNGYDETAGSDIVVITAGLARKPGMTRDDLLFKNAEIVGSVVEQVVSRSPNSILILVTNPLDAMVQLAWKKSKFPAQRVIGMAGVLDSARFRTFIAQELEVSVENVTAFVLGGHGDTMVPLPRYSTVAGIPITDLLPKERIDALVTRTANGGAEIVAFLKTGSAYYAPAASAVEMVEAILKDKKKILPCAAYLDGQYGVKGLYVGVPVKLGRAGVEQIVEIKLTKDEQAAFDKSAAAVRELVDKLKL
- a CDS encoding fumarate hydratase is translated as MRPIHVSAITDAVKKLCMEANYDLEPDVLRAFDRALGVERSPAGRQVLQILKDNAELARTKKIPYCQDTGFVVCFAEVGQDVHVEGGLLADAINAGIRAGYTEGYLRASIVRSPFDRVNTADNTPGVIHTELTAGANLRIQIMAKGGGCENRSKYKMLTPAEGIEGAKAWVLECIKTAGPDACPPLIAGVGIGGTFEKAAILSKKALFRELGSPNPDPAADALEKELLERANRLGIGPQGYGGDTTALGIHILTYPCHITSLPVAVTIECHAHRHKEAVL
- a CDS encoding FumA C-terminus/TtdB family hydratase beta subunit, with the protein product MIKTAADGIKDVTPPLSDADVESLTAGDRVRITGTLYTARDAAHGRLSPLVEAGRPLPIDVKGQIIYYTGPSPARPGDVVGSVGPTTGGRMDTFTPGLLALGLKGTIGKGARSQPVKDALARHKGVYFGAIGGAGAVLSRFVKKLEVVAYEDLGTEAIRCLEVEGFPAIVINDCHGGDLYQDGVKQYARD
- a CDS encoding fumarate reductase/succinate dehydrogenase flavoprotein subunit, translating into MENFKSFEYDVLVIGAGGAGLRAAIEAHDKGVKTALICKSLLGKAHTVMAEGGMAAAMGNVWKEDNWQVHFRDTMRGGKLLNNWRMAELHAKESPDRVLELEEWGALFDRTKDGLISQRDFGGHRYARLAHVGDRTGLELIRTLQQRAVALGIDVHMEVNVQRLIKDGDRVAGAVGYYRASGELAVFRSKAVVLATGGVGKAWKYTSNSWECTGDGMTLALDAGAELIDMECIQFHPTGMVWPPSVRGILVTEGVRGDGGTLKNTEGTRFMFNYIPEFFKSETADNEKEADAWYEDKKNNRRTPDLLPRDEVARAINSEVKAGRGTPHGGVLLDIASRRPADYIRKRLPSMYHQFKELAGVDITKDAMEVGPTCHYIMGGVRVEAETAATRVPGLYAAGEVAGGLHGANRLGGNSLSDLVVFGRRAGLAAAEYAKGLKTAPALDAAQADAAVRSLLSPFDSKGNENPYAIHSDLQECMQTLVGIIRTEGELRKALEEIAVLKQRLARVRVEGGRAFNPGWHLALDLHSMLSVSEAVTLGALERKESRGGHTRDDYPFTDERFGTLNVVIRRSAGALGVSIEPIPPLPPELKALLGEKK
- a CDS encoding succinate dehydrogenase/fumarate reductase iron-sulfur subunit, translating into MAATTVTMKVWRGDAKGGAFREYQVPSQEGMVVLDVIHTLQATQAGDLACRWNCKAGKCGSCSAEINGKPRLMCMTRMDTFQPGETITVAPIKTFPLYRDLATDVSFNYERAKEIPAFKPGPKEADGTRRMWQEDVERSQEFRKCIECFLCQNVCHVIRDHPENTPHFAGPRFLMRIAELEMHPLDTNDRLELAQSKAGLGFCNITKCCTEVCPEHIHITDNALIPLKERVISEKYDPLFWLARKLKGK